In a single window of the Leptospira sanjuanensis genome:
- a CDS encoding acyl-CoA dehydrogenase family protein — translation MRAILEKPNDLYNPTENHLALRENVAKFAKENMDTQAKENDDHETFNLPLFKRLGAELGLFGVTVPEEDGGMGLDAVAAVIIHEEMSAYDPGFMLSYLAHEVLFVNNFYHSANPAQRAKYLSKVISGEWIGGMGMTEPGAGTDVLGMRTIAVKKGDKYVLNGSKQYITNGNTGSVFLVYAKMNKDSKKMTSFIVESAFPGFSVGKKEEKMGMRSSPTTQLIFEDCEVPAENLVGQEDGALVHMMRNLEIERVTLAAQSLGIAKRCVDIMADYTIRHREAFGKKLAEFGQIQRLLAESYADYQAARALVYQVASGINPDSRNSLGAASAKLVATQMAERVSRNAIQALGGYGYCREYPVERLHRDSILLSIGGGTNEAMQKNIVADLKKIYEGTP, via the coding sequence ATGAGAGCTATACTTGAAAAACCGAATGATTTATACAACCCGACCGAGAACCATCTCGCTCTTCGGGAGAACGTGGCGAAATTCGCAAAAGAGAACATGGATACGCAGGCGAAAGAGAATGACGATCATGAAACGTTCAATCTTCCTTTGTTTAAACGATTGGGTGCCGAACTGGGACTTTTCGGAGTAACGGTTCCGGAAGAAGACGGCGGAATGGGATTGGATGCGGTCGCTGCGGTGATCATCCACGAGGAAATGTCCGCTTACGATCCTGGATTTATGCTCTCGTATCTGGCTCACGAAGTTCTATTCGTAAACAATTTCTATCACAGCGCGAATCCCGCGCAAAGAGCCAAGTATCTTTCCAAAGTGATTTCGGGAGAATGGATCGGCGGAATGGGGATGACCGAACCCGGAGCGGGAACGGACGTGCTCGGAATGAGAACGATCGCCGTGAAAAAGGGCGACAAATACGTGTTAAACGGATCCAAACAGTACATCACCAACGGAAACACGGGAAGCGTATTCTTAGTTTATGCGAAGATGAATAAGGATTCCAAAAAGATGACCTCCTTTATCGTGGAGAGCGCTTTTCCGGGATTCAGCGTGGGTAAAAAAGAAGAGAAGATGGGAATGCGTTCTTCTCCGACCACGCAACTTATATTCGAAGATTGTGAAGTTCCTGCGGAAAATTTAGTCGGTCAGGAAGACGGGGCTCTCGTTCACATGATGAGAAACCTCGAAATCGAACGCGTGACCCTTGCCGCTCAATCCTTGGGAATCGCGAAACGTTGCGTGGACATCATGGCGGACTATACGATCCGACATAGAGAAGCGTTCGGGAAAAAACTCGCGGAGTTCGGACAAATCCAAAGACTTCTCGCGGAATCCTATGCCGATTATCAAGCCGCTCGCGCGCTTGTGTATCAAGTTGCAAGCGGAATCAACCCGGATAGCCGGAATTCTCTCGGAGCCGCTTCCGCGAAATTGGTCGCGACTCAAATGGCAGAACGAGTGTCTCGGAACGCGATCCAAGCCCTCGGCGGTTACGGATATTGCAGAGAATATCCGGTGGAACGACTTCATAGGGATTCGATTCTTCTTTCCATCGGCGGGGGAACCAACGAAGCGATGCAGAAGAATATCGTAGCCGACTTGAAAAAAATCTACGAAGGAACTCCTTGA
- a CDS encoding LolA family protein yields MAFLKIRRILPGAAALIMICGISVSGDPGRDRLNALLGRMGEISSLRASVTINNEISGTLSYKKPNYLHVKFSDGRVVSSNGRFLWFYSPARAIVGKQDLRGTSGGVFGLLSGYEEVSQVGGSIRLKSPTKSYEEIVVTMNPDNTPKSLRMKHRGSGEYTSISFSGVQTNVGLSASLFNFSAPSSAQIVENPLNEKE; encoded by the coding sequence ATGGCATTTTTGAAAATCAGGAGAATCCTCCCGGGTGCCGCAGCTCTGATCATGATCTGCGGCATTTCTGTTTCAGGGGACCCTGGACGAGACAGACTCAACGCTCTCTTAGGAAGAATGGGAGAAATTTCCTCCCTCAGAGCGAGCGTAACGATCAATAACGAAATTTCCGGAACACTTTCCTATAAGAAACCGAACTATTTACACGTCAAATTCTCGGACGGCAGAGTTGTGTCTTCCAACGGAAGATTTCTTTGGTTTTATTCTCCAGCAAGAGCGATCGTAGGTAAACAAGATCTTCGCGGAACATCCGGCGGAGTTTTCGGATTGTTAAGCGGCTACGAAGAAGTCTCTCAAGTCGGAGGATCGATCCGTTTGAAATCTCCTACGAAATCGTACGAAGAAATCGTAGTAACCATGAACCCCGATAACACACCGAAATCATTGAGAATGAAACACAGAGGATCCGGAGAATACACTTCGATCAGCTTTTCAGGCGTTCAAACGAACGTAGGTCTTTCCGCTTCTTTGTTTAACTTCAGCGCTCCCTCCAGCGCGCAGATCGTTGAAAACCCTCTGAACGAAAAGGAATAA
- a CDS encoding electron transfer flavoprotein subunit alpha/FixB family protein — MSNVLIVGELKDGELKKISREITSAGRKIADSIGGKVVALLIGSGVEKHAPELAAVGADTIVTVNSGEYNAETYSTIVAEVVKAQNPAVVLLPHTSQGKDYSPRVAVKVGAGIIADVVGFSVDGGKVVAKKPIYSGKAYANFKVTSAIQVFTVRPNSQEITQKAGAGAVEAASPSAGDAKVKIVSTDLSGGSKVQLTEASIIVSGGRGIKGPENWPILQELADTLGAALGASRAAVDAGWISHSHQVGQTGKTVSPNCYIACGISGAIQHLAGMGSSKYIVAINKDGDAPIFKVATYGIVGDLFEVVPAVTAEFKKVLG, encoded by the coding sequence GTGAGCAACGTATTAATTGTTGGCGAATTGAAAGACGGAGAACTGAAAAAAATCTCCAGAGAAATCACTTCTGCAGGTAGAAAAATCGCTGATTCTATCGGAGGAAAAGTTGTAGCTCTTCTTATCGGAAGCGGAGTTGAAAAACACGCTCCTGAATTGGCTGCAGTCGGAGCGGACACGATCGTAACCGTTAACTCCGGAGAATACAACGCGGAAACTTATTCCACCATCGTTGCGGAAGTTGTGAAAGCGCAAAACCCTGCGGTAGTTCTTCTTCCACACACTTCTCAAGGAAAAGATTATTCTCCTCGTGTTGCCGTTAAGGTCGGAGCGGGAATCATCGCGGACGTCGTGGGATTCTCCGTTGACGGAGGAAAGGTTGTAGCGAAAAAGCCGATCTATTCCGGAAAAGCGTACGCGAACTTCAAAGTTACAAGCGCGATTCAAGTTTTTACAGTTCGTCCGAACTCTCAAGAAATCACTCAGAAAGCCGGAGCGGGCGCTGTGGAAGCTGCTTCTCCATCTGCTGGCGACGCGAAAGTAAAAATCGTTTCTACCGACCTGAGCGGTGGTTCTAAGGTTCAGTTGACCGAGGCTTCCATCATCGTTTCCGGCGGACGCGGAATCAAAGGACCGGAAAACTGGCCGATTCTTCAAGAACTTGCGGACACACTCGGAGCGGCTCTCGGAGCTTCTCGCGCGGCTGTGGATGCCGGTTGGATTTCTCACTCTCACCAAGTTGGACAAACCGGAAAAACCGTTTCTCCAAACTGCTACATCGCTTGCGGAATTTCCGGCGCGATTCAGCACTTAGCGGGAATGGGATCTTCCAAGTATATCGTAGCAATCAACAAAGACGGAGACGCTCCGATCTTCAAGGTTGCGACTTACGGAATCGTAGGCGACCTGTTCGAGGTTGTTCCTGCGGTGACTGCTGAGTTCAAAAAAGTACTTGGATAA
- a CDS encoding O-methyltransferase, with translation MSRKNIQLTEKLEEYIFRNSVREPDSFRRLREETGKLAQANMQISPEEGQFLHILTKLSGAKRIIEIGTFTGYSSLCFASALPEDGKILCCDISEEWTKIARKYWKENGLESKVRLKIGSALETLQVLIDSKSFPEWASDFSFGPSSIDLVFLDADKENYPNYYPLILKLLKPGGLLIVDNVLWDGSVADETHQEISTIGIRKLNEMIHKDDSVDVSLVPIADGVSLVRKK, from the coding sequence TTGAGTCGAAAGAACATTCAACTTACGGAAAAACTGGAGGAATACATCTTCCGGAATTCCGTAAGGGAGCCGGACTCTTTTCGAAGATTGCGGGAGGAGACCGGCAAACTGGCTCAGGCCAACATGCAAATCAGCCCGGAAGAAGGGCAGTTCCTCCACATTCTCACCAAACTCAGCGGCGCCAAACGAATCATCGAAATCGGAACGTTTACCGGTTATTCCTCGTTGTGTTTCGCATCGGCGCTGCCGGAGGACGGAAAAATTCTTTGTTGCGATATCAGCGAAGAATGGACAAAGATAGCCCGCAAATACTGGAAAGAGAACGGTCTTGAATCCAAGGTCCGTTTGAAGATCGGATCTGCATTAGAAACTTTGCAAGTGTTGATCGATTCGAAATCGTTTCCGGAATGGGCGTCCGATTTTTCGTTCGGCCCGTCTTCGATCGATTTGGTGTTTTTGGATGCGGACAAGGAGAATTATCCGAACTATTATCCGTTGATTCTTAAACTTCTCAAACCCGGCGGGTTGTTGATCGTGGACAACGTCCTTTGGGACGGAAGCGTCGCGGATGAGACGCATCAGGAAATTTCCACAATTGGAATTCGCAAACTCAACGAAATGATTCACAAAGACGATTCGGTGGACGTAAGTTTGGTTCCGATCGCGGACGGGGTTTCGCTTGTGCGGAAGAAGTGA
- a CDS encoding Ig domain protein, which translates to MKKFLTTFTISLLLFTQACKNDPKDDETTNLMLLLALTTQTITYGANTVVFVKNVTNSLAPTITNPSSSDIVTISPSLTNSISIDSRSGRLSGSPTQSQTRVTYTANLNSGKATTKFDLIVENTAGSGRCNSSGIANGCGVAQPYSCADQPTTCFRDLSDCRKDSYCY; encoded by the coding sequence ATGAAAAAATTTCTAACAACATTCACAATCTCCCTCTTGCTTTTTACGCAAGCGTGCAAAAACGATCCTAAGGACGATGAAACAACAAACCTAATGTTGCTATTGGCCTTAACTACACAAACGATCACCTACGGGGCGAACACTGTCGTCTTCGTAAAGAACGTGACGAATTCTCTCGCACCGACAATCACGAATCCGTCCAGTTCGGATATTGTAACGATTTCACCGAGTTTAACGAATTCGATTTCCATCGATAGCCGGTCCGGCAGACTTTCGGGATCGCCTACCCAATCCCAGACGCGGGTAACATATACCGCAAATCTGAATTCGGGGAAAGCGACGACTAAATTCGATCTCATCGTTGAAAATACAGCCGGGTCGGGTCGTTGTAATTCAAGCGGAATTGCGAACGGTTGTGGAGTCGCTCAGCCTTACTCTTGTGCGGATCAACCTACAACGTGTTTTCGAGATCTATCGGATTGCAGAAAGGATTCGTATTGTTATTGA
- a CDS encoding electron transfer flavoprotein subunit beta/FixA family protein encodes MKIIVLVKQVPDTETSIKVGDKSINEAGIKWIISPYDEFAIEEGIRLREKHGGEVIAVSLGPDRVVEALRTAYAMGADRAVHIKVDNYVPFDTNNTAELIANFAKAENADVIIGGRQSIDTDSSQVVVQVAELLSIPHVAFAVSLEINGTAVKATKEVEGGTQTVETSTPVALTAQKGLNEPRYPSLKGIMTAKKKPVETKSAADLGSPASKIEVVGLEPPPPRIPGRKLEAADANGFASQLVKALREEAKVI; translated from the coding sequence ATGAAAATCATCGTATTAGTGAAACAGGTACCTGACACCGAAACCAGTATTAAAGTAGGGGATAAATCCATCAACGAAGCCGGAATCAAATGGATTATCTCTCCCTATGATGAATTTGCTATCGAGGAAGGGATCAGACTGCGCGAAAAACACGGCGGAGAAGTAATCGCCGTTTCCCTTGGACCGGACAGAGTCGTAGAAGCTCTTAGAACCGCTTACGCTATGGGCGCAGACCGTGCGGTTCACATCAAGGTTGACAACTACGTTCCTTTCGACACGAACAACACCGCAGAACTCATCGCAAACTTCGCGAAAGCGGAAAACGCGGACGTAATCATCGGAGGAAGACAATCCATCGATACGGATTCTTCTCAAGTTGTGGTTCAAGTTGCGGAACTTCTTTCCATTCCTCACGTTGCGTTCGCGGTTAGCCTTGAAATCAACGGAACCGCAGTAAAAGCTACGAAAGAAGTAGAAGGCGGAACTCAAACCGTTGAAACTTCCACTCCTGTGGCTCTTACGGCACAAAAAGGACTGAACGAACCTCGTTATCCTTCTCTCAAAGGAATCATGACAGCTAAGAAAAAGCCGGTTGAAACGAAATCCGCTGCGGATCTCGGAAGCCCTGCTAGCAAAATCGAAGTTGTAGGACTCGAACCTCCTCCGCCAAGAATTCCAGGTAGAAAACTGGAAGCTGCTGACGCGAACGGTTTCGCATCTCAACTCGTTAAAGCTCTCAGAGAAGAAGCTAAGGTTATATAA
- a CDS encoding LIC10362 family protein, giving the protein MLSSSLISSSPRLKQLDRESLFSKNYLMIYALILTILCGLFLFLYYKSGAQKGNSGNPFRLSSIRSGFQDALNSPFQKESLFLLLSLCAWMLLPLFWGLAFFLKTDANVLIVIGFMIWTYYWLKYLLSTDEAA; this is encoded by the coding sequence ATGTTGTCCTCTTCTCTAATATCCTCTTCCCCACGACTAAAACAGCTCGACAGAGAATCTTTGTTTTCCAAAAACTATCTTATGATCTACGCTCTCATTTTGACAATCCTTTGTGGACTTTTTTTATTTCTATATTATAAGAGCGGGGCTCAAAAAGGAAACTCAGGAAATCCGTTCCGATTGTCCTCGATTCGTTCCGGATTCCAAGACGCTCTGAATTCTCCCTTTCAAAAAGAATCGCTTTTTCTGCTTCTGTCTCTTTGTGCCTGGATGCTTTTGCCCCTCTTTTGGGGACTTGCGTTTTTCCTAAAGACGGACGCAAACGTTCTGATCGTAATCGGATTTATGATCTGGACCTACTACTGGTTGAAATATCTGCTTTCGACCGACGAAGCCGCTTAA